In the Streptomyces sp. NBC_00525 genome, one interval contains:
- a CDS encoding DUF6243 family protein has translation MAKSRNNLLGVGGQRKKLSRAGAQGAGPAGEADRRSAADQKQELLRRMRERAAAPATAEAPETPETDTPAGEAPDRD, from the coding sequence ATGGCCAAGAGCCGCAACAACCTTCTCGGCGTCGGCGGACAGCGCAAGAAGCTGTCCCGCGCGGGCGCGCAGGGCGCCGGCCCGGCGGGCGAGGCGGACCGCCGCAGCGCCGCCGACCAGAAGCAGGAACTGCTCCGCCGGATGCGGGAGCGCGCGGCAGCCCCGGCCACCGCCGAAGCCCCGGAGACCCCCGAGACGGACACCCCCGCCGGGGAAGCCCCGGACCGGGACTGA